Proteins encoded within one genomic window of Drosophila willistoni isolate 14030-0811.24 chromosome XL unlocalized genomic scaffold, UCI_dwil_1.1 Seg141, whole genome shotgun sequence:
- the LOC6648998 gene encoding myotubularin-related protein 4 isoform X1 — protein MDFMVPIHNIMSDGSPPPSICFIRAAESYPKTQMEKEDSQLFVPFQELAGESIKYLGRTDDGVLALSNYRIFLSKESTAFETYVPLGLIESVQVRDLFQLFVNCKDASTVRCSFQSAEQCSEWQRRIQLLIGVPETLETLFAFPFYSWTCDHQIGQANGVSGTKVERAASLTNGSCTHSKSSANIENESFSASNRLQRATRYDTDFKNEVSRLGFDLKGSWRISTANADFKLCPSYPQKLLVPCCITDEMLHNVANFRGSRRLPAVVWRHQKSGAILARCSQPEVGWLGWRNTKDEQLLKALADACAFDRGEHARRSSATATATASASASASAAAMQQQQQQTKSSKDTNGQSSSSGKSSPSLEDSSHEELALDEIRKILIVDARSYTSAVTNRARGGGCECIEYYPCAEIEFMNLGNIHAIRKSFHAVRQLCASSPDDPNWFGQLEKTMWMQHLSGLLGATMTVVHTIEKNGRPVLVHCSDGWDRTPQIVATAQLCLDPYYRTVEGFRVLVEREWLNFGHKFADRSGNGPHSDEVNERCPVFLQWLDLVHQIHRQYPCSFEFSIGYLIKLAQHSLSCLFGTFLCNSLRERIESSVFDRTFSVWPFLAETMYRNPLYKHETEKVLWPAHSVRFLYFWSDLYLGSLGNKNGTDLPLQSNERQNPHNGSSMTKTRSSEDITTSELGQSTFSRRSSDPNLAVESIVSDSLNVNSNSMFDIRSRSGSEANNGVYDRDVVDNKSDARHPAERNNVDNDNCATNITSEFYNNDQSTKASSHDDILLFEATSQSISQELANSLQQMDSVSQTPGPQSQPQPSIDSSEMMPSSETAMAADHGPSSSFNKQQTTSDISHSLWHGPIDTSTDTLIPIEPMQNVRIGNQSENDDDDDDIVDAKETKTKSSTETECNSTISTIVQQTNKMVDQSYNNLPRVHVKPNNLRYLQKSLASDHLLDHLDLHVTRESSNDADDDEHSAKTANVSAVNGAGRTNTNGTGTNDGNSSSVDERICLSPELHRLNSQSQNIFSPFEMPMPSNGNRVRRNTFGSSHSRDLAHLKYTENSSTNHHFPSPGVISLPPTPQGFQERTQFTISCPDGLAHGLSEQNIRLHQIVQEHKLREEILLREIHGMRIALLQKGCPSCNSVVSANVEHENGSDIVENASTCSWEAVEERSGPSSYAPSSIQEKKVSSVLWVPDHAVSRCSNCQIEFWLGRRKHHCRSCGEIFCADCSEYWAPLPYEKLFNPVRLCGSCYTAVTTATAAATTTTTTTTIGTSTHVQDYPANSADQIISTDHDTAKPSANS, from the exons cCGATTCATAATATAATGTCAGATGGATCACCGCCCCCGTCGATTTGTTTTATACGTGCCGCCGAATCTTATCCAAAAACGCAAATGGAGAAGGAAGACTCACAGCTGTTTGTACCATTTCAAGAAC TTGCCGGCGAGTCCATTAAATACTTAGGACGAACCGATGATGGGGTACTCGCCTTGTCCAATTATCGCATATTTCTATCAAAAGAGTCAACTGCATTTGAGACATATGTGCCACTAGGCCTCATCGAATCGGTCCAAGTTCGTGATCTATTCCAATTGTTTGTCAATTGCAAGGATGCCAGCACAGTCAGATGCTCATTTCAGTCGGCTGAGCAATGCTCTGAATGGCAACGACGCATTCAATTGCTAATCGGTGTACCTGAGACGCTTGAAACGCTATTCGCTTTCCCATTCTACTCCTGGACCTGTGACCATCAAATTGGCCAAGCGAACGGCGTTAGCGGTACCAAAGTAGAACGTGCCGCCTCGCTAACAAATGGCAGTTGCACGCATTCAAAATCTTCGGCCAACATTGAGAATGAGTCGTTTAGTGCAAGTAATCGCTTACAGCGGGCCACACGATATGATACGGATTTCAAGAATGAGGTATCCCGTTTGGGTTTCGATTTGAAGGGCTCGTGGCGTATATCAACGGCGAATGCTGATTTCAAATTGTGTCCATCGTATCCACAAAAGTTATTAGTTCCTTGCTGCATTACCGATGAGATGCTGCACAATGTGGCCAATTTTCGTGGATCACGACGCCTGCCGGCTGTGGTCTGGCGTCATCAGAAATCGGGTGCTATACTGGCACGTTGCAGTCAACCGGAAGTTGGCTGgctgggatggcgaaataccAAAGATGAGCAATTGCTCAAAGCTTTGGCCGATGCGTGTGCATTTGATAGAGGAGAACATGCAAGGCGTTCATctgccaccgccaccgccacaGCCTCCGCctctgcttctgcttctgccgCTGCtatgcagcaacaacaacaacaaacaaaatcttCAAAAGATACAAATGGCCAATCGAGCTCATCGGGCAAAAGTTCACCATCATTGGAAGATTCGTCACATGAAGAGCTGGCATTGGATGAAATAAGG AAAATTCTTATAGTCGATGCGCGAAGCTACACATCGGCGGTTACAAATCGGGCTCGAGGCGGGGGTTGTGAATGCATTGAATACTATCCATGTGCCGAAATAGAATTTATGAATTTGGGAAATATACATGCTATACGAAAAAGTTTTCATGCTGTACGACAATTGTGCGCATCATCACCCGATGATCCAAA ttGGTTTGGGCAATTGGAGAAAACCATGTGGATGCAGCATCTATCtggcttattgggcgcaaccATGACAGTAGTTCACACCATTGAGAAGAATGGCCGACCCGTACTGGTGCATTGCTCGGATGGATGGGATCGAACGCCACAAATAGTGGCAACAGCGCAACTCTGCCTGGATCCGTATTATAGAACAGTTGAG GGTTTCCGTGTACTGGTTGAGCGTGAGTGGTTAAACTTTGGTCACAAATTTGCCGATCGCTCTGGCAATGGGCCGCATTCAGATGAAGTAAACGAACGATGTCCCGTATTCCTGCAATGGTTAGATTTGGTACATCAAATACATAGACAATATCCGTGCAGTTTTGAATTCAGCATTGGCTATTTG ATTAAGCTGGCACAGCACTCACTGTCATGTCTGTTTGGCACGTTCCTATGTAATTCGCTGAGAGAACGAATTGAGAGTTCCGTTTTTGACCGCACATTTTCTGTATGGCCATTTTTAGCGGAAACTATGTATAGAAATCCACTCTATAAGCATGAGACTGAAAAG GTTCTTTGGCCAGCGCACAGTGTgcgatttttatatttttggtcTGATCTATACCTTGGTAGTTTAGGTAATAAAAATGGTACTGATCTTCCATTACAAAGTAATGAGAGGCAAAATCCACACAATG GATCGTCAATGACTAAAACACGATCATCTGAAGACATCACAACAAGTGAATTGGGACAGAGCACTTTTTCGAGAAGATCAAGTGATCCAAATTTGGCCGTTGAATCTAT TGTTTCAGACAGTCTAAATGTGAACAGTAACTCAATGTTTGATATACGATCTAGATCTGGATCTGAGGCAAACAATGGTGTCTATGATAGAGATGTCGTGGATAACAAAAGCGATGCGAGGCATCCTGCGGAACGAAATAATGTGGACAATGATAATTGCGCTACCAATATTACCTCAGAGTTTTATAATAATGACCAAAGTACCAAAGCTTCTAGCCATGATgatatattattatttgaaGCAACATCACAATCAATAAGCCAAGAGTTGGCCAACAGTTTGCAACAAATGGATTCAGTTTCCCAAACTCCAGGACCACAATCACAACCACAACCATCAatcgactcaagtgaaatGATGCCGAGCAGCGAGACGGCGATGGCTGCAGATCATggtccttcttcttcttttaacaaacaacaaacaacaagtGATATAAGCCATTCCCTATGGCATGGCCCAATTGATACTAGCACAGATACCTTAATTCCTATAGAACCCATGCAAAATGTACGAATTGGCAACCAATCtgagaatgatgatgatgacgatgatatCGTTGATGCAAAAGAGACAAAGACAAAGAGTTCAACGGAAACAGAGTGCAATTCCACAATTTCAACAATTGTCCAGCAAACCAATAAAATGGTTGATCAAAGTTACAACAATTTGCCGAGAGTTCATGTGAAGCCCAATAATCTGCGATATTTACAAAAAAGTCTTGCAAGTGACCATTTGCTAGACCATTTGGATCTTCATGTAACCAGAGAGAGCAGCAATGATGCGGATGATGATGAACATTCAGCTAAAACTGCAAATGTCAGTGCAGTGAATGGAGCAGGAAGAACGAATACAAATGGAACGGGTACAAACGATGGTAATTCTTCTTCTGTTGATGAGCGCATTTGTCTCTCGCCCGAACTTCACAGATTGAATAGTCAATCTCAAAATATATTCTCACCATTCGAAATGCCAATGCCTAGCAATGGCAATCGAGTGCGTAGGAACACATTTGGTTCCAGTCATAGCAGAGATTTAGCCCACTTAAAATACACAGAAAATAGCAG TACAAATCATCATTTTCCATCGCCGGGAGTTATATCATTGCCACCCACTCCACAAGGTTTTCAGGAACGAACGCAATTTACGATATCCTGTCCGGATGGTTTGGCTCATGGTTTGAGTGAACAAAATATTCGACTTCATCAAATTGTACAAGAACACAAG CTACGCGAAGAGATCCTCCTGCGTGAAATTCATGGCATGCGAATTGCATTACTGCAGAAAGGATGTCCAAGTTGCAATAGCGTTGTATCGGCAAATGTGGAACat GAAAATGGATCTGATATCGTTGAAAATGCATCgacatgttcttgggaagctGTAGAAGAGCGTAGTGGTCCCTCATCGTATGCTCCTTCCTCAATACAAGAGAAAAAAGTTTCCAGTGTCCTTTGGGTACCAGATCATGCAGTTTCACGTTGCTCAAATTGTCAAATTGAATTCTGGCTTGGACGAAGAAAACATCATTGTCG ATCATGTGGAGAAATTTTCTGTGCTGACTGTTCCGAGTATTGGGCTCCGTTGCCATATGAGAAGCTTTTTAATCCAGTCCGACTCTGTGGCTCCTGTTATACGGCAGTGACAAcagcaactgcagcagcaacaacaaccacaacaacaacaacaataggaACATCCACTCATGTACAAGATTATCCAGCTAATTCAGCCGACCAAATTATATCGACTGATCATGATACAGCAAAGCCTTCTGCAAATTCCTAa
- the LOC6648998 gene encoding myotubularin-related protein 3 isoform X3: MDFMVPIHNIMSDGSPPPSICFIRAAESYPKTQMEKEDSQLFVPFQELAGESIKYLGRTDDGVLALSNYRIFLSKESTAFETYVPLGLIESVQVRDLFQLFVNCKDASTVRCSFQSAEQCSEWQRRIQLLIGVPETLETLFAFPFYSWTCDHQIGQANGVSGTKVERAASLTNGSCTHSKSSANIENESFSASNRLQRATRYDTDFKNEVSRLGFDLKGSWRISTANADFKLCPSYPQKLLVPCCITDEMLHNVANFRGSRRLPAVVWRHQKSGAILARCSQPEVGWLGWRNTKDEQLLKALADACAFDRGEHARRSSATATATASASASASAAAMQQQQQQTKSSKDTNGQSSSSGKSSPSLEDSSHEELALDEIRKILIVDARSYTSAVTNRARGGGCECIEYYPCAEIEFMNLGNIHAIRKSFHAVRQLCASSPDDPNWFGQLEKTMWMQHLSGLLGATMTVVHTIEKNGRPVLVHCSDGWDRTPQIVATAQLCLDPYYRTVEGFRVLVEREWLNFGHKFADRSGNGPHSDEVNERCPVFLQWLDLVHQIHRQYPCSFEFSIGYLIKLAQHSLSCLFGTFLCNSLRERIESSVFDRTFSVWPFLAETMYRNPLYKHETEKVLWPAHSVRFLYFWSDLYLGSLGNKNGTDLPLQSNERQNPHNGSSMTKTRSSEDITTSELGQSTFSRRSSDPNLAVESIVSDSLNVNSNSMFDIRSRSGSEANNGVYDRDVVDNKSDARHPAERNNVDNDNCATNITSEFYNNDQSTKASSHDDILLFEATSQSISQELANSLQQMDSVSQTPGPQSQPQPSIDSSEMMPSSETAMAADHGPSSSFNKQQTTSDISHSLWHGPIDTSTDTLIPIEPMQNVRIGNQSENDDDDDDIVDAKETKTKSSTETECNSTISTIVQQTNKMVDQSYNNLPRVHVKPNNLRYLQKSLASDHLLDHLDLHVTRESSNDADDDEHSAKTANVSAVNGAGRTNTNGTGTNDGNSSSVDERICLSPELHRLNSQSQNIFSPFEMPMPSNGNRVRRNTFGSSHSRDLAHLKYTENSSTNHHFPSPGVISLPPTPQGFQERTQFTISCPDGLAHGLSEQNIRLHQIVQEHKLREEILLREIHGMRIALLQKGCPSCNSVVSANVEHIMWRNFLC; this comes from the exons cCGATTCATAATATAATGTCAGATGGATCACCGCCCCCGTCGATTTGTTTTATACGTGCCGCCGAATCTTATCCAAAAACGCAAATGGAGAAGGAAGACTCACAGCTGTTTGTACCATTTCAAGAAC TTGCCGGCGAGTCCATTAAATACTTAGGACGAACCGATGATGGGGTACTCGCCTTGTCCAATTATCGCATATTTCTATCAAAAGAGTCAACTGCATTTGAGACATATGTGCCACTAGGCCTCATCGAATCGGTCCAAGTTCGTGATCTATTCCAATTGTTTGTCAATTGCAAGGATGCCAGCACAGTCAGATGCTCATTTCAGTCGGCTGAGCAATGCTCTGAATGGCAACGACGCATTCAATTGCTAATCGGTGTACCTGAGACGCTTGAAACGCTATTCGCTTTCCCATTCTACTCCTGGACCTGTGACCATCAAATTGGCCAAGCGAACGGCGTTAGCGGTACCAAAGTAGAACGTGCCGCCTCGCTAACAAATGGCAGTTGCACGCATTCAAAATCTTCGGCCAACATTGAGAATGAGTCGTTTAGTGCAAGTAATCGCTTACAGCGGGCCACACGATATGATACGGATTTCAAGAATGAGGTATCCCGTTTGGGTTTCGATTTGAAGGGCTCGTGGCGTATATCAACGGCGAATGCTGATTTCAAATTGTGTCCATCGTATCCACAAAAGTTATTAGTTCCTTGCTGCATTACCGATGAGATGCTGCACAATGTGGCCAATTTTCGTGGATCACGACGCCTGCCGGCTGTGGTCTGGCGTCATCAGAAATCGGGTGCTATACTGGCACGTTGCAGTCAACCGGAAGTTGGCTGgctgggatggcgaaataccAAAGATGAGCAATTGCTCAAAGCTTTGGCCGATGCGTGTGCATTTGATAGAGGAGAACATGCAAGGCGTTCATctgccaccgccaccgccacaGCCTCCGCctctgcttctgcttctgccgCTGCtatgcagcaacaacaacaacaaacaaaatcttCAAAAGATACAAATGGCCAATCGAGCTCATCGGGCAAAAGTTCACCATCATTGGAAGATTCGTCACATGAAGAGCTGGCATTGGATGAAATAAGG AAAATTCTTATAGTCGATGCGCGAAGCTACACATCGGCGGTTACAAATCGGGCTCGAGGCGGGGGTTGTGAATGCATTGAATACTATCCATGTGCCGAAATAGAATTTATGAATTTGGGAAATATACATGCTATACGAAAAAGTTTTCATGCTGTACGACAATTGTGCGCATCATCACCCGATGATCCAAA ttGGTTTGGGCAATTGGAGAAAACCATGTGGATGCAGCATCTATCtggcttattgggcgcaaccATGACAGTAGTTCACACCATTGAGAAGAATGGCCGACCCGTACTGGTGCATTGCTCGGATGGATGGGATCGAACGCCACAAATAGTGGCAACAGCGCAACTCTGCCTGGATCCGTATTATAGAACAGTTGAG GGTTTCCGTGTACTGGTTGAGCGTGAGTGGTTAAACTTTGGTCACAAATTTGCCGATCGCTCTGGCAATGGGCCGCATTCAGATGAAGTAAACGAACGATGTCCCGTATTCCTGCAATGGTTAGATTTGGTACATCAAATACATAGACAATATCCGTGCAGTTTTGAATTCAGCATTGGCTATTTG ATTAAGCTGGCACAGCACTCACTGTCATGTCTGTTTGGCACGTTCCTATGTAATTCGCTGAGAGAACGAATTGAGAGTTCCGTTTTTGACCGCACATTTTCTGTATGGCCATTTTTAGCGGAAACTATGTATAGAAATCCACTCTATAAGCATGAGACTGAAAAG GTTCTTTGGCCAGCGCACAGTGTgcgatttttatatttttggtcTGATCTATACCTTGGTAGTTTAGGTAATAAAAATGGTACTGATCTTCCATTACAAAGTAATGAGAGGCAAAATCCACACAATG GATCGTCAATGACTAAAACACGATCATCTGAAGACATCACAACAAGTGAATTGGGACAGAGCACTTTTTCGAGAAGATCAAGTGATCCAAATTTGGCCGTTGAATCTAT TGTTTCAGACAGTCTAAATGTGAACAGTAACTCAATGTTTGATATACGATCTAGATCTGGATCTGAGGCAAACAATGGTGTCTATGATAGAGATGTCGTGGATAACAAAAGCGATGCGAGGCATCCTGCGGAACGAAATAATGTGGACAATGATAATTGCGCTACCAATATTACCTCAGAGTTTTATAATAATGACCAAAGTACCAAAGCTTCTAGCCATGATgatatattattatttgaaGCAACATCACAATCAATAAGCCAAGAGTTGGCCAACAGTTTGCAACAAATGGATTCAGTTTCCCAAACTCCAGGACCACAATCACAACCACAACCATCAatcgactcaagtgaaatGATGCCGAGCAGCGAGACGGCGATGGCTGCAGATCATggtccttcttcttcttttaacaaacaacaaacaacaagtGATATAAGCCATTCCCTATGGCATGGCCCAATTGATACTAGCACAGATACCTTAATTCCTATAGAACCCATGCAAAATGTACGAATTGGCAACCAATCtgagaatgatgatgatgacgatgatatCGTTGATGCAAAAGAGACAAAGACAAAGAGTTCAACGGAAACAGAGTGCAATTCCACAATTTCAACAATTGTCCAGCAAACCAATAAAATGGTTGATCAAAGTTACAACAATTTGCCGAGAGTTCATGTGAAGCCCAATAATCTGCGATATTTACAAAAAAGTCTTGCAAGTGACCATTTGCTAGACCATTTGGATCTTCATGTAACCAGAGAGAGCAGCAATGATGCGGATGATGATGAACATTCAGCTAAAACTGCAAATGTCAGTGCAGTGAATGGAGCAGGAAGAACGAATACAAATGGAACGGGTACAAACGATGGTAATTCTTCTTCTGTTGATGAGCGCATTTGTCTCTCGCCCGAACTTCACAGATTGAATAGTCAATCTCAAAATATATTCTCACCATTCGAAATGCCAATGCCTAGCAATGGCAATCGAGTGCGTAGGAACACATTTGGTTCCAGTCATAGCAGAGATTTAGCCCACTTAAAATACACAGAAAATAGCAG TACAAATCATCATTTTCCATCGCCGGGAGTTATATCATTGCCACCCACTCCACAAGGTTTTCAGGAACGAACGCAATTTACGATATCCTGTCCGGATGGTTTGGCTCATGGTTTGAGTGAACAAAATATTCGACTTCATCAAATTGTACAAGAACACAAG CTACGCGAAGAGATCCTCCTGCGTGAAATTCATGGCATGCGAATTGCATTACTGCAGAAAGGATGTCCAAGTTGCAATAGCGTTGTATCGGCAAATGTGGAACat ATCATGTGGAGAAATTTTCTGTGCTGA